GGCCGGTTCCTTGATCAGCCGGAGAGCGGGTGTTAGCACCGCCAGACGTCCGCGGGTTCCCTCCTTCCGCGCCGTTTCTGAGCCTCCAAGTGAACGCCCTCGCCCAAGCCCCTTCGCCTTCGCTTCCCAGTGCCGGCGTCATCTGGACCCGCACGCTGGAAGCCATCCGTCAGGAGGGGCTGCACTACGCCCTCACCTGGCTGGAGCGGATGCGCCCCATGGAGGTGCGCGAGAACGCCCTGGTCCTGGGCGTGCCAGACCGCTTCTTCCGCGACTGGGTGGATGACCACTACCGCGCCATGCTGGAGACGCACCTGGCCCGGCTGGAGCCGTCCCTGGGCCGCGTCGCCTATGAGGTCGTCGTCGGCCCCCCGCCGTCGTCCGCGGACCTGCCGCCCGCGCCCACCGTCAAGGTGAACTCGCTGCGGCCCGCGCGGCTCAACCCGCGCTTCACCTTCGACACCTACGTCGTCGCGGACAGCAACCAGCTCCCCGCCGCCGCCGCGCAGGCCGTGGCCCACCGGCCGGGCCACAACTACAACCCGCTCTACATCTACGGCGGCACGGGCCTGGGCAAGACGCACCTGCTCCAGGCGGTGGGCAATCACATCTGGGAGAAGGACCCCACCCAGCGCATCGTCTACCTCTCCAGCGAGCAGTTCACGAACGAGTACGTGGAGAGCGTGCGCGAGCACCGCATGACGGACTTCCGCCGGAAGTTCCGTGAAGAGTGCGACGTGCTGCTCATCGACGACATCCAGTTCCTGGGCAAGCGCGAGGAGACGCAGAAGGAGTTCTTCTACACCTTCGAGACGCTCTTCGGCCTCAACAAGGCCATCGTGCTCACCAGCGACATGGTGCCCGCGGAAGTGCCCGGCATGGAGGACCGCCTGCGCAGCCGCTTCGCCATGGGCCTGATGGCGGACATCCGCGAGCCCACCTACGAGACGCGCGTCGCCATCCTCCAGAAGAAGGCGGAGCAGGAGGGCCTCAACCTCCCGGACCCCGTGGCGCACTTCATCGCGAAGCACGTGCAGAAGAACGTGCGCGAACTGGAAGGCGCGCTCGTGAAGCTGTCCGCGATGCACAGCCTCACCCGGCAGCCGGTGACGGAGGAGTTCGCGTCCCAGGTGCTGCGCGACATCCTGCCCGCGCAGCGCACCGTGGACGTGGAGGCCATCCAGCGCGAGGTCGCCCGCTTCTACAAGGTGACGGTCGAAGCGCTGAAGGAGGACCGGCGCCACAAGGCGCTCGCGCACGCGCGCCAGGTGGCCATGTACCTGAGCCGCAAGCTGACGAAGAGCTCCTTCCCGGAGATCGCCTCGCGCTTCAACAAGGACCACTCCACCGTCATCTCCGCCGTGCGCAAGGTCGAAGGCCTGCGCGAGACGGACGCGGCCGTGCACCGCGACCTGTCGGAGCTGGAGACGAAGCTCGGCGGCATGTAGCCCGTCTCAGGGTTGTGCCGGCTGTGACGGGGCGGAGACCTCTTCCAGCGTCCTGCCGCTCTCCTGGTCGCTGAGCTCCGCCGAGACGTCTCCCAGCGAGAGGATGCCCACCAGCCGCTTGGCCCGGTTCAACACCAGGATGCGGCGGATCTGCGAAGCCCTCATCTTCTGGGCTGCCTGGGTGAGGTCGTCGTCGTCGTAGACGAACTCCACGCCCCGGGTCATCGCCTGGGCCACCTGGGTGCGCTCTGCGTCCAGTCCCTGCGCCACCGCGCGGATGACGATGTCCCGGTCCGTGACGATGCCCACCAGCTGGTCGCCGTCACACACGGGGATGGGGCCCACGTTCAGCAGGCGCATCTTCTCCGCGGCCATCCTCAGGGAATCAGACGGGCGGACGACCTCCACGTCGGATGTCATTACGTCGCTCACTCGTTGCGTTGCCATGGCGTCTCTCCTGTGGGGTTCCTCCTTCAGCGTGAGCACCGGCCTGTCCGCTGGCATGAGCCGCCATCGCGCGCGTCTGTCCATTTCCCCGGGCCTCGGGCATGCTGGGGCTTCGCGGGCCTTGTGGGGCTCGCGCATCGGGGCGCCCGGCCGGAGGCGCTCCCCCTCGTGCAGTGCCTCCGACATGCCCTCCATCCCCTGGTTGCGTGCTTCCGGCCTTGCTGTCGCCGTGCTGTGTCTGTCTGCCTGTGACGGCGGCTCGGACACCACCGAGCTGCGCTTCGGCATCAACCCGTCGATCTACACGCGTCCGCTGGCGGAGGAGTCCTCGCCATCCCGGCGGACGGCGATGGACGCCCCGCTCGCGGCGCCCACCTTCTCCTCGGACGATGGCCTCAAGTTCACGGTGGAGTCCGCCAACGCCACGCTGTTCGACGTGCGTCTGTATTTGCCTCCCGGGCGCGAGTGCTCGGACTACGAGGGCCAGCTGGATCCATTGGTCACCTGCACCGACTCGGCGGACGGCAAGCCCGGGACGCTGAGCGTGCGGGAGCCCCTGGACGTGGATTGGATGAACGCCACCATCCTTCCGGACTGGCCGCTCCGCATCCCCCAGGGGACCTATGGCTCCGTCGAGGCCCGCCTGGGCCAGAACACGCCCGCGCTCCCCAGCTTCAGCATGGCCGCGAGCTTCACCTGGAAGGACCAGCGCCATGTCCTGAAAGTGGCCTTCCCCTCCACCGCGACCCTGCGCTTCGAGGCACGAGATCCCCTGGACATCCTCAGCGGGGGTGAAAGCGCGCTCGTGGTGGGCAGCCTGGACTTGACCACGTGGCTCGACTTCATCCCCGTGGAGGCCTGTCTGGAGTCAGGGGACCTGACCCTGGACGGCACCACGCTGCGCCTGGAGACCGGGAAGGGTGATTGCGCGGACGCCGCCGTGCGCATGCAAGACCAGATTGAAACCAGCGCCAGGCTGTTCCGCGCTTCCCACCGGTGAACCCATGCCCATGCCTTCCCGTTGGATGTGTCTGTCTTTGATGACCCTGGGGCTGTCCGGCTGTAACACCGGAACCCATACCCGGCTCATCTTCTCGCTGAACTCGAACTCGCCAGGCGGGGCTTCCCTGGCGGTTCCGGCCTCCGGCGTCCGGGCCATGACGGATCCGGGCGGGCCTCCCGAATTCGGGTCCGGCGACGGCATGCGCTTCCAGTTGGTGGATGCCAGCGTCCGCGTGTCCGACATCCGTCTGGAATTGGCCGGGGGGCTCGGCTGCGACGACGTGCGCGAACAGCTCCCGGAGGGCACCGGGTGCGTGCAGCCCGAAGGTTCCCCGGCCACGGTCACGCTCGCGGGTCCGTTCGCCATCAACCTGCCGTCCGGAGAGGCCTTCCAGGCCGTGCTGGAGATTCCCCCCAGCACCTACCGGCGGCTCGACTTCGTGTTGGGGCAGAACGGCTTCACGGCCCAGACCCTCCATGCCGGGGATTCCACCTGGGGCATGGACCTGGCCCTGCCGGAAGGCACGGCCATGGCCTCCGAGGCCGCCTCGGACCTCACGCTGGAGGAGGGCGGCTCCCTGCGCGTGCTGTTCAACCAGGATGCCTGGCTGAAGGAGCTGCCGCTGCTGGCGTGCTACCAGAACGGGGACTGGCCCCGGCCGGGCCCCAAGCGGAGCCTGGACGAGGTGGGCGGCGAGTGCCAGGGCGCCGGGGACCGGGTGCGCGACGCCATCCGCACCCAGCTCAAGCTGCAGACCCGTTCCTTCTGACCCCCGCGGTCAGAAGTGGATCCGGTCGGTCAACAACAGCAGCAGGACGAACCCCCACAGCAGCGGGCTGACCAGTCCCAGGACCAGGCCCATCAGGGCCTGGTTCCGGCGGCCGATGGGCGGCGTGGCCTTCGGGTCCACGCGTCTCAGCGCCACCACGCCGCAAATCACCGCCACGGGCGCGATCATGGGCATGAACAGCGCGCTGAAACCGAACCGGGAGGCCTGACGCGCCATCGGATTGTTGAACCGCTCGTTCCACAGCGCCTGCAGCGTCCCGGGCGGCACCGGCAGCCGGAAGAAGAGCTGGTTGCGCACGTCGCGGTGGATGCGCAGCGCGAAGATCAGTCCAAGACTGACGCACAGGGCGTAGAGAAAGCGCCCATCCCGGTGCAGGAAATCCGCCGCCACGGCCATCACCAGCGGCGTGACGATCAGGGCATGCCGCGCCCAGCGCCGGCCCAGGAAGAAGGCCACGCCCACCGGTACGGGCACGAGCAGCAGGAGCGTGAACAGGGATTCCTTCGTCGCGCGCAGCCCCCACTGCGCCAGCGCGGCGGCGGTGGTCACGCAGAGCAGCAGCGTCACGCCCCCCACCATCCACGCCCATCCATCACGCCTGCCCCAATAGCGCTGGCGCAGGGTCTCCAGGTAGTTCACGTCCGGGCGCGCCGCGCAGGCCTGGCAGTACAGCCGCGCGCCCAGGCCCGACACGGACGTGGCGCAGTCCGCGCAGAAGAAGCTCCCGCAGCGGGAACACGTGCCGCCCGCGGGCAGGTCCGGGTGGACGGCGCAGCGGCCCTGCTGGGAGAGGGGCACCTCCAGGCTCATGGCCGCAGTGTCGCACGGCGAGCAACACCCGGCATCCCCGAGCCCACCCCGTCTCCTTCCGGCTTACAGGCCCCAGGGCGCGTGCTAAGCGCGCGAGAGAACGTCCTGAACCGTGGAGGAACCTTGTCCCGATTGAAGGCCCTCGCCGCAGCGGCCCTGTTCGTGGGGCTTCCGGCGCTCGCACAGACCCCCGAGGCGAAGCCGCTGGAGCCCGGCCGCGAAAACCTGGCCATCCCGTATGAGAAGTACACGCTGCCCAACGGCCTGGAGGTCATCCTCTCCGTGGACCGCAAGCTGCCCGTGGTGGCCGTCAACATCTGGTACCACGTGGGCGCCTACGACGAGACGCCGGGCCGCACCGGGTTCGCGCACCTCTTCGAGCACATGATGTTCCAGGGCTCCAAGCATGTGCCGGACGACGTGCACATCGGCCTCTTGGAGCAGGCGGGCGCCACGGACCTCAACGGCACCACCAGCTTCGACCGCACCAACTACTACGAGACCGTGCCCAGCAACCTGCTGGAGACGGCGCTGTGGTTGGAGAGCGACCGCATGGGCTTCCTGCTGGACTCGCTCACGGAGAAGAGCCTCCAGACGCAGAAGGAGGTCGTGAAGAACGAGCGCCGCCAGGGCGTGGAGACGGCGCCCTACGGCGAGGCGCAGGAGAAGGCGTGGCAGGCGCTGTTCCCCGCGCCGCACCCGTACTCCGGCAACGTGATTGGGTCCATGAAGGACCTGGACGCGGCCACGGTGGATGACGTGAAGGCGTTCTTCCGCAAGTGGTACGCGCCCGCCAACGCGACGCTCGCCATCGTGGGCGACTTCGACCCCGCGAAGGCCAAGGCGCTGGTGGAGAAGTACTTCGCCACGCTGCCCTCGGGGCCCAAGCCCCAGCGTCCGGACGTGAAGCCCGTGAAGGTCACGCGCGAGACGGTCATCCGCCACGACGAGAAGGTGGCCACGCTGCCCCTGCTCACCATGTCCTGGCTCACCGCCCCGTACCTGAAGCCCGGAGATGCGACGGCGGACGTGCTGGCCACCGCGCTGGGCACGGGCCGCGCGAGCCGCCTGTTCCGCCGGCTGGTGCTGGACAAGCAACTGGCGCAGACCGTGGAGGCCGTGCAGCAGAGCCAGGGCGCGCAGTCCGTCTTCTCCATCGAGGCGGTGGCCCGGCCCGGCGTCACCACGGACCAGTTGAAGAAGGAGATCGACGCGGTGCTGGACGAGGTCCGCAAGGACGGCGTCACGCAGGAGGAGATCGTCCGCGCGCGCACCCGCTATGACACGCGGCAGCTGGCGGGTCTGCAGGCGGTGGGCGGCTCCGGCAGCAAGTCCGACACGCTCCAGAGCTACAACCAGTTCGTGGGCGAGCCCAGCTACGTCGCGCAGGACCTGGCGCGCTACCAGGACGTTACCCCCGACGCGGTGAAGCAGTTCGCCAACGACGTGCTGCGCCCCGACGCGCGCGTCGTGCTCCACGCGGTGCCATCCGCCGGCAAGGCCGCGCCGTCTTCCGCTCCGGGCAAGGAGGCCCGCTAGTCATGCACCGCCGAATCCTCACTGCCCTCCTCACGCTGTCCGTCGCCGGCTGCGCCACCACGAAGCCCGCGGAGACGCCGGCTGAAACGGCGCCGGCCGCGCAGCCGCAAACCCAGACACCCGCTGCGGACGCGGAGGCGTTCCGCGAGCAGCAGCCCAAGCCCGGCAAGCCGCCGGAGCTGGTGCTGCCCACCTTCGAGCAGGCGAAGCTGGACAACGGCCTCACCGTCATCGTCAGCACGCGCAAGGAATTGCCGCTGGTGTTCGTGGGCATCGCCTTCGCCGCGGGCGTGTCGCAGGAGCCCGCCGCGAAGCTGGGCATCGCGGATCTGTCCTACCGGATGCTGCTGGAGGGCGCGGGCAAGCGCGACACGGTGGCGCTGGACAACGCGTTCGCGGACCTGGGCGTGTCGCCCGCGCTGTCGGTGGACCCGGACGGCGCCTTCGTGGGCGCGCGCGTGCTCACCACCAACGTGGACGCGGCGATGAGCCTGCTGTCGGACGTCGTCCTGCGGCCCACCTTCGACGCGAAGGCCTTCGAGCGGCGCAAGAAGCAGCAGCTGGGTGAGCTGGTGCGCCGCATGGGCGACCCGAACTTCCTGGCGCAGCAGGCCTACTACCAGGCCGTGTTCGGCGCGGACCACCCGTACGGCCATACGTCCGGCGGTACGCCGAAGACGGTGGAGTCGCTCACGCTGGCGGACGCGAAGAACTTCTACACGAAGAACACGGGCCCTCGCGCCGCCGCGCTCATCATGACCGGCGACGTGACGCTCCAGCAGGCGGTGGAGTGGGGGAAGAAGTACTTCGGCGGGTGGAAGGGTGGGGCCGTGGCGCCCAAGCCGCCGCCCGCGCCGCCCGCGCCGCCGCGTCAGCAGGTGCGCGTGGTGCCCAAGCCGGGCCTGGAGCAGACGGTGGTGCTGGTGGGGCGTCCCGGCCTCGCCTCGGGCCACCCGGACGAGTACCCGCTGGAGCTGGCGACCACGGTGTTCGGCGGCTTCTTCGGCAGCCGGCTCAACATGAACATCCGCGAGGACAAGGGCTACAGCTACGGCGCCAACGCGAGCCTGGGCACGCGCCTGGGCGTGGGACCGCTCACCGCGTACGCGGCCGTGCGGCGCGACGTGACGGGCCCGGCGCTCAACGAGTTCATCAAGGAGCTGGCCGGCATCAAGTCCAACCCCATCACGGAGAAGGAGCTGGCGGCCGCGCGCGAAGGCCTCATCCGCGCGTTCCCGGGCGCCTTCGAGACGGTGGAGGGCCTGGGCGGCAGCGCCGCGCAGCTCTACTTCCACCGCCGGCCGATGGATGAGTTCAAGCGCACCGTGGAGGGACTGGAGAACGCCAGCGCCGCGGAGGTGCAGCGCGTGGCCGAGTCCTACCTGGACCCCGCCAACATGCAGGTGGTGCTCGTGGGCGACCCGCTGGTCATCCAGGAGCAGGTGACGCCGCTCAACCTGGGCAAGCTCACGCTGGTGGAGACGCCGGCGTCGGAGTCACCTGCGCCCAAGTAGCCGGGCGCTTCGCTTTGAAGCATTGAAGCCGGGGTCCCGACATGGGTGTCGGGGCCCCGGTTTTTTTCATTCCCGGGTGGGCTCGTTCTCTTCCTGGCGGGCTTCGGCCTTGAGGCGGCCGCGATCCTCGCGCTCCTCGTCATCGACGTCGTCGAGGACGCTCTGGGGGTTGTTGCGAGGCCCGCCGACGGGGCCGTCGCTGTCGAGGGCGAACTTCTGCTCCTCGGTGGAGTGCTTGGCGTCGTCCGCGTACAGGGGCTTGGTGTCGTCCGCCTCCAGCCCCCGCTCCACGCGGTCCTTGGCGAAGCCGGGCTTGTGGGCGGTGTCGCTCTTCTTGCGGGTGGCCATGGGTTGCTCCGGAAGGTGGTGGGACAGCTCACACACGCTCAATGTCGGCAGCCCTGGCCGCGAGCACCACGG
This DNA window, taken from Corallococcus coralloides DSM 2259, encodes the following:
- a CDS encoding M16 family metallopeptidase, yielding MHRRILTALLTLSVAGCATTKPAETPAETAPAAQPQTQTPAADAEAFREQQPKPGKPPELVLPTFEQAKLDNGLTVIVSTRKELPLVFVGIAFAAGVSQEPAAKLGIADLSYRMLLEGAGKRDTVALDNAFADLGVSPALSVDPDGAFVGARVLTTNVDAAMSLLSDVVLRPTFDAKAFERRKKQQLGELVRRMGDPNFLAQQAYYQAVFGADHPYGHTSGGTPKTVESLTLADAKNFYTKNTGPRAAALIMTGDVTLQQAVEWGKKYFGGWKGGAVAPKPPPAPPAPPRQQVRVVPKPGLEQTVVLVGRPGLASGHPDEYPLELATTVFGGFFGSRLNMNIREDKGYSYGANASLGTRLGVGPLTAYAAVRRDVTGPALNEFIKELAGIKSNPITEKELAAAREGLIRAFPGAFETVEGLGGSAAQLYFHRRPMDEFKRTVEGLENASAAEVQRVAESYLDPANMQVVLVGDPLVIQEQVTPLNLGKLTLVETPASESPAPK
- the dnaA gene encoding chromosomal replication initiator protein DnaA, which produces MNALAQAPSPSLPSAGVIWTRTLEAIRQEGLHYALTWLERMRPMEVRENALVLGVPDRFFRDWVDDHYRAMLETHLARLEPSLGRVAYEVVVGPPPSSADLPPAPTVKVNSLRPARLNPRFTFDTYVVADSNQLPAAAAQAVAHRPGHNYNPLYIYGGTGLGKTHLLQAVGNHIWEKDPTQRIVYLSSEQFTNEYVESVREHRMTDFRRKFREECDVLLIDDIQFLGKREETQKEFFYTFETLFGLNKAIVLTSDMVPAEVPGMEDRLRSRFAMGLMADIREPTYETRVAILQKKAEQEGLNLPDPVAHFIAKHVQKNVRELEGALVKLSAMHSLTRQPVTEEFASQVLRDILPAQRTVDVEAIQREVARFYKVTVEALKEDRRHKALAHARQVAMYLSRKLTKSSFPEIASRFNKDHSTVISAVRKVEGLRETDAAVHRDLSELETKLGGM
- a CDS encoding M16 family metallopeptidase, translating into MKALAAAALFVGLPALAQTPEAKPLEPGRENLAIPYEKYTLPNGLEVILSVDRKLPVVAVNIWYHVGAYDETPGRTGFAHLFEHMMFQGSKHVPDDVHIGLLEQAGATDLNGTTSFDRTNYYETVPSNLLETALWLESDRMGFLLDSLTEKSLQTQKEVVKNERRQGVETAPYGEAQEKAWQALFPAPHPYSGNVIGSMKDLDAATVDDVKAFFRKWYAPANATLAIVGDFDPAKAKALVEKYFATLPSGPKPQRPDVKPVKVTRETVIRHDEKVATLPLLTMSWLTAPYLKPGDATADVLATALGTGRASRLFRRLVLDKQLAQTVEAVQQSQGAQSVFSIEAVARPGVTTDQLKKEIDAVLDEVRKDGVTQEEIVRARTRYDTRQLAGLQAVGGSGSKSDTLQSYNQFVGEPSYVAQDLARYQDVTPDAVKQFANDVLRPDARVVLHAVPSAGKAAPSSAPGKEAR
- a CDS encoding CBS domain-containing protein, which produces MATQRVSDVMTSDVEVVRPSDSLRMAAEKMRLLNVGPIPVCDGDQLVGIVTDRDIVIRAVAQGLDAERTQVAQAMTRGVEFVYDDDDLTQAAQKMRASQIRRILVLNRAKRLVGILSLGDVSAELSDQESGRTLEEVSAPSQPAQP